From Pleurocapsa sp. PCC 7319:
TTTATCGGTTAACAGAAACGAAACATCGCCATTAACAATGCGCTGGGCTAACCCTTCGGCGATCGCGGTTTTACCAACACCTGGCTCTCCAACCAAAATAGGATTATTTTTCGTTCGTCTGCCTAAGATTTGAACAACTCTTTCAATTTCTGGAGATCTACCGACTACAGGGTCGAGTTTACCTTCTCTAGCTAGTTCGGTCAGATTAATACTGAACTCCTTTAACTTAGCTGATTTTTCTCTACCACCACCAAAACCAAAAGGACTATCTTTACTAGCAGCAGCAGTAACTACCTCAGCTTCGCCTAATTTTTTAATTAAATCTGTCCGTAGCTGTCTAAGGTCGACATTTTGATTAGTCAACAGCTTAGCTGCCATATTATCTGTTTGCTTAACAATTGCTAATAAAATATGTTCTGGACTGATAAAATTACTTTTTAGCTGACGTGCTTCATTAAAAGCTTGCTCTAAAATTCTTTTGGCTTTAGGTGTAAAGGGAATATTAGCGGGGATAAATCCAGAACCTTTACCGATAATTTCAATCGCTAGCTCTCTAGTTTTGTCTAGCTCGATACCTAGATTTGCTAATAATTCTGCCGCTGTGGATGTTCCCTCCCCAATCACCCCCAGTAAAATGTGTTCCGTCCCCACAAGATTATGTCCCGTGTTTCTAGCCTCCTCTTGAGCAAGGACAACATTCTTAATTGCTTTTTCGTTGAAATATTCAAACATCTTTAAGAAAACTCCTCTTCTTGTTAATATTTCTTTATCTTCAGTATTTAATGTATCTTTTTTTGTTACCCATATACAGTGGTAAAAGCCGTAATATTTACCAGATTTTCCACTAAATAAATTGTAATATCTGTAATTTTCACTACGCCTTATGATTGACGAAGGCTACATTAAATATCAATGTCATTGGCATCAGCAACCTGCAATCACTGATGGAGACATCGTTGAGTTAAACCATTGGCGCACTAAGTTATATCAATTGGGATTAATTGGCGAGTACGACAATGGGATTGGCTTTGGCAACATTAGTATTCGTATTCCTCAGTCTCAGCAATTCATAATATCTGGAACACAAACAGGGGGAATTCCTGAGCTTACAGTACAGCACTATACCAAAGTTACTGATTTTGACTGGCAAAAAAATTACGTTACTTGCGAAGGATTAATTAGGGCGTCTTCCGAGACTTTAACCCATGCTGCGATTTATGTTGCCGAACCTCAAGTAAATGCGGTAGTTCATGTTCATCATGCCAATCTATGGCACAAATTATTAGAGCGTGTTCCAACTACAAACCCAGATTGCGCTTATGGTACACCTGAAATGGCAGCAGAAATTATTCGATTATGTCAACAACAAGAAACTCAACAGCAAAAAATTATTGTTATGAGTGGACATGAAGAGGGAATTCTCACTTTTGGCAATAGTCTAGACGAGGCAGGAAATACTTTGCTCAGTTATTTTTCACGGGTTCAGCAGAATCTCTAAGTTCGTCTATCACCAAAAAATAAGGATACCTATATTCTCAATCATCTCATTGAAAAAATTATAACTCCTAACTCCTAACTCCTAACTCACTTTATTTAATTTTCAATCTTGTTTAGTCGATATCCCAAGCCGTGAACAGTTTCAATAAAATCTCCTGAAGCACCAGCCGCTTTTAATTTTTGACGTAAGCTTCTGATATGCACTTTTACCGTGTCTTCATCGGGGGGATCTTCGAGGGACCATATACTGTCGATCATCACTGAGCGGCTAAGGACTCGTCTGCCATTTCTGATTAATAGCTCCAAAATACTATATTCTTTGGGAGTTAAACGTAGTGGTTGTTCAGAATAGCTTACTTCATAGGTGCTGGGGTTAAACTGTAGTTCTCCCCATTCTAATATTGGTGGTGCGGAAGTACTGCCTCGGCGTAATAAGGCGCGAATCCGAGCCAACAATTCTCCTAGATCGACTGGTTTAATAATATAGTCATCTGCTCCGGCATCTAGTCCCGTGATTTTATCGCTAACCGTATCTAGAGCAGTAATCATCAGTATAGGCATCTGATGACCCTGCGATCGCAATTTGTGGCAGAGATCGATCCCGTTAAGATCAGGTAGCATGACATCGAGGAGTATTAGATCGTAATCTAGAGCTTTAATATAATCCAGTGCGGACTCGCCATCGTTAGCGACATCAACAACGTATCTTTGGTCAGTAATTGCTTCTGCCAGAGTCTCTGCTAAATTAAAATCGTCCTCAACTAAAAGAATTCGCATTCTAGAATATTGCCATCACCAAATTAAACCAGACTTTGTTATGTAAAACAAAGATATCTTCAAGCAACCAGTTCTAACTTACAAGAAAAGTAGTTATGTTTTGGAGTTGTGACAAAAAAATTCTTGATCGTACAAAACTTGATCTTGGGATTATTAGCTATTAATTTGAGTTATTTGGCTAGATTCAGATAATCAACTAAATCCAAGATTCAAAAGATAATTTCCTTTCGACTCTCATCCTACGAACAGAGCGCGGAAGACTAATAACTAATAACTAG
This genomic window contains:
- a CDS encoding class II aldolase/adducin family protein translates to MIDEGYIKYQCHWHQQPAITDGDIVELNHWRTKLYQLGLIGEYDNGIGFGNISIRIPQSQQFIISGTQTGGIPELTVQHYTKVTDFDWQKNYVTCEGLIRASSETLTHAAIYVAEPQVNAVVHVHHANLWHKLLERVPTTNPDCAYGTPEMAAEIIRLCQQQETQQQKIIVMSGHEEGILTFGNSLDEAGNTLLSYFSRVQQNL
- a CDS encoding response regulator transcription factor; protein product: MRILLVEDDFNLAETLAEAITDQRYVVDVANDGESALDYIKALDYDLILLDVMLPDLNGIDLCHKLRSQGHQMPILMITALDTVSDKITGLDAGADDYIIKPVDLGELLARIRALLRRGSTSAPPILEWGELQFNPSTYEVSYSEQPLRLTPKEYSILELLIRNGRRVLSRSVMIDSIWSLEDPPDEDTVKVHIRSLRQKLKAAGASGDFIETVHGLGYRLNKIEN